A window from Euwallacea fornicatus isolate EFF26 chromosome 27, ASM4011564v1, whole genome shotgun sequence encodes these proteins:
- the LOC136347184 gene encoding uncharacterized protein, producing the protein MVEDTDTLTCRDGLAYVIGSSAGPTQTIRSNSRDHSPTQSGSITTTQYTVTGSWHAWWSHWWDQKNCEWMERMEKGRSNFDQQSMEEQNGKWHKKTIRKRRGLHNIGPPNRRCHGCHRLLVVRQLLVSRSGHWINDCGLTTVQRSSRWRATRSTRRRRCSGGRIFRRGRGKFVSWGPIFKSRERLASRRGIRKRCPESLTPCSLRKERWCNYG; encoded by the exons ATGGTGGAGGACACTGATACATTGACGTGCAGGGATGGGCTGGCTTATGTTATTGGCAGTAGCGCTGGCCCTACTCAAACTATTAG GAGTAACTCAAGGGACCACAGCCCAACCCAATCAGGCTCAATTACCACAACTCAGTACACCGTCACCGGTTCCTGGCATGCCTGGTGGAGCCATTGGTGGGATCAGAAGAACTGCGAGTGGATGGAGAGAATGGAGAAGGGCAGATCCAACTTTGATCAACAGTCTATGGAGGAGCAAAATGGGAAATGGCATAAGAAAACAATTAG GAAACGCAGAGGTTTACATAATATTGGCCCTCCTAATCGGCGTTGTCACGGTTGTCATAGGCTGCTGGTTGTCCGACAACTGTTGGTCTCCAGATCCGGACACTGGATTAATGACTGTGGCCTGACCACAGTCCAGAGGTCTTCCAGGTGGAGGGCCACGAGATCCACGCGACGGAGGCGTTGTAGTGGTGGACGTATCTTCCGGAGAGGACGAGGAAAATTCGTCTCCTGGGGGCCGATCTTCAAGTCCAGAGAGCGATTGGCCTCTCGTAGAG GTATCCGAAAGAGATGTCCTGAATCCCTGACACCATGTTCTCTGCGAAAAGAACGGTGGTGTAATTATGGGTGA
- the LOC136347183 gene encoding uncharacterized protein has product MHFWINKGNQQGHYWPRSCRLVRPPPEAVANYLASRPRGFYPNPMVTPVRRFQSLESVSNNGLRYSRTSPGHRPIRPTVHSNAHIYYNSTINRTPRFDQERSIDIEDQAAVQTLGGSELESYIQKFKFALLSFAFLSVCVMFGANYVSTGHIWRLGVETLVVISGTLVILLLGGIIILYLGDKQNTTHLTMIHQQSFETSNDQFQLDDLQDHNHQQRPNQLSIHETEMREASPPPYHIAIRLTNQVDLEDIQIYDDQSPPPPYEKAVT; this is encoded by the exons ATGCATTTTTGGATAAATAAAGGTAATCAGCAGGGGCATTATTGGCCCAGAAGTTGTCGCTTAGTTCGTCCCCCTCCAGAGGCTGTTGCAAATTATTTGG CTAGTCGTCCCAGGGGATTTTATCCCAATCCCATGGTAACACCAGTTCGGCGCTTCCAGTCCCTCGAAAGTGTATCCAACAATGGTCTGCGTTATAGCAGAACATCTCCAGGTCACCGTCCCATTCGCCCCACCGTACACAGTAACGCACATATTTACTATAA TTCAACAATTAACCGAACACCACGATTCGACCAAGAGAGATCAATAGACATAGAAGACCAAGCAGCAGTACAGACCTTAGGAGGAAGTGAGCTGGAATCTTAtattcagaaatttaaatttgctttacTGAGTTTCGCCTTCCTCTCTGTATGCGTTATGTTTGGGGCCAATTATGTGAGTACAGGA cACATATGGCGACTGGGAGTTGAAACGTTAGTAGTAATTTCGGGAACTCTCGTGATACTTCTACTAGGTggtataattattttgtactTGGGTGATAAGCAAAACACCACACATCTAACTATGATACACCAACAAAGTTTCGAAACTAGCAATGATCAG TTCCAATTAGATGACTTACAAGACCACAATCACCAGCAAAGACCCAATCAGCTGTCAATACATGAGACAGAAATGAGAGAAGCGTCGCCCCCGCCATATCACATCGCCATTAGATTGACCAATCAGGTAGATCTGGAAGATATACAGATTTACGATGACCAATCCCCTCCTCCACCATATGAAAAGGCTGTCACCTGA
- the Rpn7 gene encoding 26S proteasome non-ATPase regulatory subunit 6, translated as MPIENLEDQGLEKNPDLELAHYKFLLTLPEYRSDKNVHAKITEAIKKDDMAPWYELVCQDVGWKKDEKFLATLKTKNEEQIKTLNAAIEDAEKNLGEMEVREAYLRKAEYFCRIGDKENAVSTFRQTYDKTVSLGHRLDIIFHLIRIGLFFMDHDLITRNIEKAKSLIEEGGDWDRRNRLKVYQGAYCMAVRDFKTAANLFLDTVSTFTSYELMDYKAFVRYTVYTSIISLPRNQLRDKVVKGSEILEVLHSEPFVKDYLFSLYNCQYSDFFTNLAKVEEILRKDYFLNPHYRYYIREMKILAYTQLLESYRSLTLQYMAEAFGVTVDFVDEELSTFIATGRLHCKIDRVGGIVETNRPDLKNAQFNAVVKQGDLLLQRVQKLSRVINI; from the exons atgcCTATCGAAAACCTGGAAGATCAAGGCTTAGAAAAAAACCCAGATCTTGAGCTAGCTCATTATAAGTTTCTACTTACACTGCCTGAATATAGAAGTGATAAAAATGTTCATGCAAAAATTACTGAGGCGATCAAGAAAGATG ATATGGCTCCATGGTACGAACTAGTGTGTCAAGATGTTGGCTGGAAAAAAGATGAGAAATTCCTTGCAAcccttaaaacaaaaaatgaagagCAAATTAAAACACTCAATGCTGCCATCGAGGATGCTGAAAAGAACCTTGGTGAAATGGAAGTAAGAGAAGCATATCTTCGGAAAGCTGAATATTTCTGTAGAATTGGAGATAAAGAAAACGCTGTCAGCACTTTCAGGCAAACATATGATAAAACTGTTTCTTTGGGCCATCGTTTagacattatttttcatctaATAAGAATTGGATTGTTTTTTATGGACCATGACCTTATTACTAGAAACATTGAAAAAGCTAAAAG TTTGATTGAGGAGGGTGGCGACTGGGATCGTCGTAATCGTCTGAAAGTATATCAAGGGGCTTACTGCATGGCAGTAAGAGATTTTAAAACAGCTGCTAACTTATTTTTGGACACAGTTAGTACTTTCACGTCATATGAATTGATGGATTACAAAGCCTTTGTTAGATATACAGTGTACACCTCTATTATTAGTTTACCACGGAATCAATTGAGAGATAAA GTTGTAAAAGGTTCTGAAATTTTAGAAGTTTTGCATTCGGAGCCATTTGTAAAAGATTATCTATTTTCTTTGTACAATTGTCAGTATTCTGACTTTTTTACAAATCTTG cgAAAGTTGAGgaaatattgcgaaaagaTTATTTTCTGAATCCACATTACAGATACTACATAAGAGAAATGAAGATTCTGGCTTATACACAGCTTTTGGAATCCTACAGAAGTTTGACACTGCAATACATGGCTGAAGCATTTGGTGTTACAGTCGATTTCGTTGATGA GGAACTATCCACTTTTATAGCAACTGGTAGACTTCATTGCAAGATTGACCGAGTAGGGGGAATTGTGGAAACAAACAGACCTGATTTGAAGAATGCCCAGTTCAATGCAGTGGTTAAGCAAGGCGATCTGTTGCTGCAGCGTGTGCAAAAGTTGTCTAGAGTAAttaacatataa